A genome region from bacterium includes the following:
- a CDS encoding TonB family protein, protein MSGFSAVDGLERWQARAIRRMVILSIAVHIVVVVMGSVLSPLFPTMRFSPPVFVELTDSPISELPEEPPAPPPPVASSARPESVRASSDRAASARPAPKEPPAARRWLEKLDARMANVPEAPVTRREGKAGGIPVRHWTNEGTAKPGDFAPAVSSERSAAFGKHLGELEARVRGSGRPGVGFGKETEASMMFGGAGDAAGEPIPAWIREMIRRRVRDRLPELEAVYADAIRRNPDLRGKLLVRFRIDPSGKVQSAEPADGSFPDAAFVNAVLGKVRRWTFEPPAGRTVEVLYPFVFVAPS, encoded by the coding sequence ATGAGCGGCTTTTCCGCGGTCGACGGGCTGGAACGGTGGCAGGCGCGGGCCATCCGGAGGATGGTGATCCTCTCCATCGCGGTCCACATTGTGGTGGTCGTGATGGGGTCCGTCCTTTCGCCGCTGTTTCCGACGATGAGGTTCTCCCCTCCGGTGTTTGTCGAATTGACCGATTCTCCCATCTCCGAGCTGCCGGAGGAACCGCCGGCGCCTCCCCCTCCGGTCGCATCGTCGGCCCGTCCCGAGTCTGTCCGCGCGTCTTCCGACAGAGCGGCCTCGGCCCGTCCCGCACCGAAGGAGCCCCCCGCCGCAAGGCGCTGGCTCGAGAAACTCGACGCCCGGATGGCGAACGTGCCCGAGGCGCCCGTCACCCGCCGGGAGGGGAAGGCGGGAGGGATCCCGGTGCGTCACTGGACGAATGAGGGTACCGCTAAACCGGGGGATTTTGCCCCCGCCGTCTCCTCCGAGAGGTCCGCGGCCTTCGGGAAGCACCTGGGAGAGCTGGAGGCCCGCGTGCGCGGATCCGGCAGGCCCGGCGTGGGGTTCGGGAAGGAGACCGAGGCGTCCATGATGTTCGGGGGGGCCGGGGACGCCGCCGGGGAGCCGATCCCCGCATGGATCCGCGAGATGATTCGTAGGCGGGTGCGCGACCGCCTGCCGGAACTGGAGGCGGTCTACGCCGACGCGATCCGGCGAAACCCCGATCTTCGCGGAAAGCTGCTCGTCCGGTTCCGCATCGACCCCTCGGGAAAGGTCCAGAGCGCCGAACCGGCCGACGGGTCCTTCCCCGACGCCGCGTTCGTGAACGCCGTCCTCGGCAAGGTCCGCCGCTGGACCTTCGAGCCGCCGGCGGGCCGCACCGTGGAAGTTCTCTACCCCTTCGTGTTCGTCGCCCCGTCATGA
- a CDS encoding ATP-binding protein has product MTEETRKIRVSVVPKSPKTVEETGLSLGFLVELACKTLYFGGVMSLSSLSEQMALPVSVSNDVMDFLKKERLAEVKKGGDIRASYTHALTDLGRERAREYLQLSGYFGAAPVTLAQYTEVARKQTVRKMSVTRESMDGAFEGVILTPGLLERLGPAVNSGRSIFLYGPSGNGKTFIAERLAKVLSGNVFIPHALCVDNQVIRVFDPVNHTRVDLGAPMDRAQAVLTERTEYDRRWVLCERPVIISGGELTLAMLDLSFDAIAKFYEAPLQLKANGGVFLIDDLGRQLVRPFDLLNRWIVPLEKAHDYLTLQNGKKFEIPFDQIILFSTNIAPRELADEAFLRRIGYKIKIDYLGEEEYIGICRQVCERVGLTFRPEVIRFLLDEEHPRRGVRLSACHPNDVLSRVVEICRYEGVPPRLDNELVERACRDYFTEL; this is encoded by the coding sequence TTGACTGAAGAAACCCGAAAGATCCGCGTGTCCGTCGTGCCCAAGTCGCCGAAGACCGTCGAGGAGACCGGGCTCTCCCTCGGCTTCCTCGTGGAGCTCGCATGCAAGACCCTCTATTTCGGCGGCGTGATGTCCCTGTCGTCCCTTTCCGAACAGATGGCGCTTCCCGTCAGCGTGTCGAACGACGTGATGGATTTCCTGAAAAAGGAGCGGCTGGCCGAGGTGAAGAAGGGCGGGGACATCCGCGCTTCCTACACCCACGCCCTCACCGACCTCGGGCGGGAGAGGGCAAGGGAGTACCTCCAGCTCTCCGGGTACTTCGGCGCGGCCCCCGTCACGCTCGCGCAGTACACGGAGGTGGCGAGGAAACAGACGGTCCGGAAGATGTCGGTCACCCGCGAGTCGATGGACGGCGCCTTCGAGGGGGTCATCCTGACCCCCGGCCTGCTGGAACGCCTGGGCCCCGCGGTAAACTCCGGCCGCTCCATCTTTCTCTACGGCCCCTCCGGGAACGGCAAGACGTTCATCGCCGAGCGGCTGGCGAAGGTCCTGAGCGGGAATGTCTTCATCCCCCATGCCCTCTGCGTGGACAACCAGGTGATCCGCGTATTCGACCCGGTGAATCACACCCGCGTCGATCTCGGAGCGCCGATGGACCGGGCGCAGGCCGTCCTCACCGAACGGACGGAGTACGACCGCCGGTGGGTCCTGTGCGAACGCCCCGTGATCATCTCCGGCGGGGAGCTGACGCTGGCGATGCTCGACCTGAGCTTCGACGCGATCGCCAAGTTCTACGAGGCGCCCCTCCAGCTGAAGGCCAACGGGGGGGTCTTCCTCATCGACGACCTCGGGCGGCAGCTGGTCCGCCCCTTCGACCTGCTCAACCGGTGGATCGTCCCCCTGGAAAAGGCGCATGACTACCTGACGCTGCAGAACGGGAAGAAGTTCGAGATCCCCTTCGACCAGATCATCCTCTTCTCCACGAACATCGCGCCTCGGGAGTTGGCCGACGAGGCGTTCCTCCGACGGATCGGGTACAAGATCAAGATCGACTACCTTGGGGAGGAGGAGTACATCGGGATCTGCCGCCAGGTGTGCGAGCGCGTGGGGCTTACTTTCCGGCCGGAGGTCATCCGCTTTCTGCTGGACGAGGAGCATCCCAGGCGCGGAGTGCGGTTGAGCGCCTGCCATCCGAACGACGTCCTGAGCCGGGTCGTGGAGATCTGCCGGTACGAGGGGGTCCCCCCCCGGCTGGACAACGAATTGGTAGAGCGGGCGTGCCGGGACTACTTCACGGAGCTGTGA